The following are encoded together in the Chiloscyllium plagiosum isolate BGI_BamShark_2017 chromosome 1, ASM401019v2, whole genome shotgun sequence genome:
- the LOC122564124 gene encoding zinc finger protein 501-like: MENTQESDSALQSTEICQKGPTLNISKRPERRQRSRDRLKLFICSECGKSFNKYSHLKLHLLVHTGEKPFKCRVCDKEFNHPSSLRKHEITHTGEKPFKCSDCGKSFNDSSNLSRHKRIHSGEKPFKCNMCDKGFTYSHHLVSHQRTHTGEKPFQCTTCGKEFSQSSTLVMHKRTHADKRPYKCGTCGKGFQLSRHLVAHRRTHAGEKAFLHEKEFKQDSGLMKHQRIDTKELPYKCTFCSKTFRQSHNLMVHKRVHMVKKPYQISTRRQEFNQQSSHVKNDHTHTEEKPYLCSACEKRFKGSSILVTYHTNTDDSSCHCVGCGKVFKNSSNLIQQQVALKEEDHTNILGVRRASSVHANHMCDVLSHQNVHAGETPFKYTRCRKGCKTPPSVTSPV; the protein is encoded by the coding sequence ATGGAGAACACACAagaatcagactctgctcttcagTCAACTGAGATCTGCCAAAAGGGGCCCACATTGAATATTTCTAAAAGGCCTGAACGCCGTCAGCGTTCCCGAGATAGACTGAAGCTCTTTATCTGCTCTGAATGTGGTAAGAGCTTTAACAAATACTCGCACCTCAAATTGCACCTCTTGGTCCATACAGGAGAGAAACCTTTCAAATGTCGTGTCTGTGATAAGGAATTCAATCATCCATCCAGCCTTCGCAAGCATGAGATCACACACACGGGAGAGAAGCCATTCAAATGCTCCGACTGTGGAAAGAGTTTTAATGACTCATCAAATCTGTCTCGGCACAAACGCATTCATAGTGGTGAGAAACCATTTAAGTGTAACATGTGTGACAAAGGATTTACTTATTCTCACCATCTTGTATCACACCAACGCACACACACAGGAGAGAAGCCATTTCAATGCACAACATGTGGGAAAGAGTTCAGTCAATCATCCACACTGGTGATGCACAAACGAACTCATGCTGACAAGAGACCATATAAATGTGGAACATGCGGGAAGGGGTTTCAGTTGTCACGCCATTTGGTGGCTCACCGTCGCACACATGCAGGAGAGAAAGCATTCCTGCATGAGAAGGAGTTCAAGCAGGATTCTGGTTTAATGAAACATCAGCGGATTGATACAAAAGAGCTGCCATATAAATGTACCTTCTGCAGCAAAACGTTCCGTCAATCTCACAACCTAATGGTCCACAAGCGTGTACATATGGTCAAGAAGCCATATCAGATCTCCACACGCAGGCAGGAATTCAACCAGCAATCGTCCCACGTAAAGAATGACCATACGCACACAGAAGAGAAGCCATATTTATGTTCTGCTTGTGAAAAGAGGTTCAAGGGCTCCAGCATTTTGGTGACATATCACACCAACACAGATGACAGTTCTTGTCACTGTGTTGGATGTGGAAAGGTTTTCAAAAACTCATCCAATCTTATCCAGCAACAGGTTGCACTCAAAGAAGAGGACCACACAAACATACTAGGTGTGAGAAGGGCTTCAAGCGTACACGCAAATCACATGTGTGATGTATTGAGCCATCAGAATGTCCATGCAGGAGAGACTCCGTTCAAATATACAAGATGTAGGAAAGGCTGTAAAACTCCTCCATCTGTCACATCACCAGTGTAG
- the LOC122564298 gene encoding UPF0729 protein C18orf32 homolog, whose amino-acid sequence MVCIPCIVIPVLLWVYKKFLEPILYPFISPFISRLWSKQAVKEKITTPKAEACNGTVKSEHTAMNGEWNCIDKATDDITTKGPTDVSDKKTD is encoded by the exons ATGGTCTGCATTCCTTGCATAGTCATTCCAGTCTTACTGTGGGTTTACAAGAAATTCTTGGAGCCTATCTTATATCCTTTCATTTCTCCATTTATCTCCCGTCTATGGTCTAAGCAAGCAGTGAAGGAGAAAATCACTACACCGAAAGCTGAAGCTTGTAATGGAACAGTAAAG tctGAACATACAGCTATGAACGGGGAATGGAATTGCATTGATAAAGCTAcagatgacatcaccacaaaaggACCAAcagatgtttcagacaaaaagaCTGATTAA